The genomic DNA TGGGAATATTAATGAAATCAGCCATCTTCAAAATTGTCTTCTTCATTCTGGCATTATCATTCACTATCTTCCCATTCAAGGAAAGCTCCGCGAGTGCTGGTCCCCCCAGTACAGAAAAACTTGTCATTAAAAAAATCGACGTCTATGGTAATACCTTTTTCTCGGTGAAGAGGATCAAACAGGAGATGTCTCTTAAAGAAAATAAGTGGTATAATCTTTTCAAAAAGCAAAGGTTTTATAAATGGAAAATGGAGAATGACCGTTTAGCCATTGACAGCCTTTATCATATTAACGGCTTTCTACAGGCTCAGGCCGGAATCGATTATCAGGTAGATTCCTTAAATCAAGGTAGATTAAGAGTAAACATCTTTGAAGGAGTCCAGACCAAAGTAAAAGGTTTTACAGTAAAAGGAGGGCTGGAAAATCTTTCCTCTAAACAGGACAAGGAATTAAGCCGGCTTAAGCCGGGTGAGCCTTTGAATCTTTCCCAATTAGGCGTGCTTTCCTTTAATCTGAAAACCATTTATGCAAATAATGGCTATCCCTACTGCAGCATAAAAACTGAAATAGAGATAAGCCAGGATAGCACCCAGGCTCAGATTAACTTTGAAATAGAGCCGGGGAAAATGGTCAGGTTCGGGGATATCTCGGTTGAGGGGTTATCCCGCACCCATGAGAAGGTTGCCAGAAGAGAGCTCACTATAAAAAGTGGAGAGATCTACAGCCGAGAAAAAATCCTGGATAGCGAGCAGAGAGCTTATTCAACCGGGCTATTTACTTATGTGAGCCTGGATGCAAAGAACCCTGCAGAAAAACCTGAGAATCCTGATTTCATCTTAAAGTTAGTGGAGAGGAAACCAAGTTACGTTGGGGTGAAGTTAGGGCTGGGACAATATCAGCCCCAGAATTTAGTCGCTGACCTTACCACGGCTGACCTGACCTTAGAATGGGGCAACCGGAATCTGGCTGGAACTGCCAGGAAAATTAGCTTATCCGGTTTCAGCAGTTTTGTGGTTTTCAAAAACTGGCAGAATCTTACCAACCGTTTCAAATTTGGTTTTGTAGAACCGTGGCTTTTCGGGACCAGGACCCCTTTTAATTTTGACCTTTATTACGAGCCGGGTGTAAAAAGCGTTATCCAGCCTTATCGAATTGAGTCTTATGGCGGAAACTTTAATTTCAGCCGGGAGCATAAGAAATTCCTGAAGTTCTACCTGACTTTTTCCTACCAGCAGGTCAAGGTCTACGGGATTGCGCCGGAATTTCTGGAGGAGTTCAAGAGTGAACAGGGGATAAGTATCCGCAGGAAGATGGACTTTGCAGTGGAGAATGATACCCGACCGAACCCGTTTGTACCAGCTTCTGGGTCATATTTTCAGTTATTTAATGAGCTGGTTGGAGGATTTTTAGGAGGGGATAACCATTTTTACAAACTGATCTGGACCTGGAGCAGATATAATACTCTGGGAAAACCTGATCAGATTAATGTTCTGGCGACCCGGTTGAAAATCGGTTATGTGCAGAAGCTATTCAAAGATAAATACGTTCCTACTTTTGACCGTTTCTATGCAGGAGGAGCTTACACCATCAGGGGTTATTCAGAGAACACTTTAGGACCAAAAGATGTTGAAGGAAAAAACACAGGCGGGGGGCTGATGCTTATCGCTAATTCAGAGATCAGAAAAGCGCTTTTCTGGAAATTCGGTTACACGTTTTTCTTAGATGCCGGGAATGTCTGGTCAGAGCCGAAAAATTTCAAAGTATCAGATATCAGACTGACCGGAGGAATTGGGCTGCAGTTTTTTACTCCCATAGGACCAATAAGATTGGACTATGCCAGGAGGATTCTGAGAAACGGTGACCCGGCTGAAGGTGTGTGGCATTTAGCTATACTTTATGCTTTCTGATAAAACATACCGTATGACGAATAACGAATGACGGATAAGGAAAACAAGAATATGAAAAAACCGATTATAGGGATTACCTGCAGTATTGAAGAAAAAGAAGATAGAAACAGGAAGTATCCGCTGGTCTATCCTTTTGATTATGTTAAAAGGCAATATTATCTGGCAATCGAGAAGGCTGGCGGGGTTCCCGTTCTTCTGCCTAATCTGGTGAATATCACTTTGATTGATGAGATTCTGAACCTGCTGGATGGGCTTCTGATGAGCGGAGGGTATGACGTTCATCCTCAATATTTTGGGGAAGAGATACTCAGAAGTAATGTCAAAATCACGCCGGATAGAGATAGATTCGAGTTAGCCCTTGTCAGAA from Candidatus Zixiibacteriota bacterium includes the following:
- the bamA gene encoding outer membrane protein assembly factor BamA, with amino-acid sequence MKSAIFKIVFFILALSFTIFPFKESSASAGPPSTEKLVIKKIDVYGNTFFSVKRIKQEMSLKENKWYNLFKKQRFYKWKMENDRLAIDSLYHINGFLQAQAGIDYQVDSLNQGRLRVNIFEGVQTKVKGFTVKGGLENLSSKQDKELSRLKPGEPLNLSQLGVLSFNLKTIYANNGYPYCSIKTEIEISQDSTQAQINFEIEPGKMVRFGDISVEGLSRTHEKVARRELTIKSGEIYSREKILDSEQRAYSTGLFTYVSLDAKNPAEKPENPDFILKLVERKPSYVGVKLGLGQYQPQNLVADLTTADLTLEWGNRNLAGTARKISLSGFSSFVVFKNWQNLTNRFKFGFVEPWLFGTRTPFNFDLYYEPGVKSVIQPYRIESYGGNFNFSREHKKFLKFYLTFSYQQVKVYGIAPEFLEEFKSEQGISIRRKMDFAVENDTRPNPFVPASGSYFQLFNELVGGFLGGDNHFYKLIWTWSRYNTLGKPDQINVLATRLKIGYVQKLFKDKYVPTFDRFYAGGAYTIRGYSENTLGPKDVEGKNTGGGLMLIANSEIRKALFWKFGYTFFLDAGNVWSEPKNFKVSDIRLTGGIGLQFFTPIGPIRLDYARRILRNGDPAEGVWHLAILYAF